From a single Paenibacillus sp. FSL W8-0426 genomic region:
- a CDS encoding H-type small acid-soluble spore protein produces MDAKRAKAIFDSKDTIAVSLDGEPVWIEHVDEANGMATVQVGSDPLNTHTVSVDRLKE; encoded by the coding sequence ATGGATGCCAAACGAGCAAAAGCCATCTTCGACTCCAAAGATACCATTGCCGTGAGTTTGGATGGCGAGCCGGTCTGGATCGAACATGTGGATGAAGCGAACGGCATGGCGACCGTGCAGGTCGGCAGCGATCCGCTGAATACGCACACCGTTTCGGTTGATCGGTTGAAAGAGTAG
- a CDS encoding MogA/MoaB family molybdenum cofactor biosynthesis protein: protein MVWRTAILTASDKGARGEREDTSAQVIRELVEEELGGEIVEYRIVPDEPDEIIAALIEMTDYFHADLVLTTGGTELAIRDITPEATRRVIEREVPGMAEAMRYSVMKKNRSAMLFRGVCGIRGRTLIVNLPGTPKGVHEHLAAIMDQLPEALLMVTGQFRQ from the coding sequence ATGGTGTGGAGAACAGCAATCCTGACAGCCAGCGACAAGGGAGCCCGCGGAGAGCGCGAAGATACTAGCGCTCAGGTTATCCGGGAGCTTGTGGAGGAGGAACTGGGCGGGGAAATCGTGGAATACCGCATCGTTCCTGATGAACCTGATGAGATTATCGCGGCGCTGATTGAGATGACGGATTATTTCCATGCCGATCTGGTGTTGACCACCGGCGGCACGGAGCTTGCCATTCGCGACATTACCCCCGAAGCGACAAGGCGTGTGATCGAACGCGAGGTGCCTGGCATGGCTGAAGCGATGCGATATTCGGTCATGAAAAAAAATCGGTCAGCCATGCTGTTTCGGGGCGTGTGCGGCATTCGCGGACGCACGTTAATTGTGAACCTTCCAGGAACGCCGAAGGGCGTGCATGAACATCTGGCAGCAATCATGGACCAGCTTCCCGAGGCGTTGTTGATGGTCACGGGACAATTCCGGCAATAA
- a CDS encoding 2-isopropylmalate synthase — MTTPQHKRMIEIFDTTLRDGEQAPGASLQPEQKIELAHQLAALGIDVIEPGFPISSPGEFAAVQAISRQLQQVEICGFARAVKQDIDAAVKATADAAKRRIHLFISSSDIHIEHQLRRPRSEVVATAREMVAYARQFTDVVEFTAMDAARTKIDDLIEMVEVAIEAGASIINLPDTVGYALPHEYGEMFRRVREGARGGDRVRYSAHCHNDLGLAVANSLAAIANGASQIEVTINGVGERTGNTALEELIMALETRGDAIGATTNIKLNQLYETSRQISRAMHFPIAYNKPVVGRNAFQHESGIHQDGLLKNRNTYEIMDPEALGIPRSMIILGKHSGRHALKDRVRKYGFEPDEQQLERLYEVFKETADQQKVVSDDQLLQMVSQTMNIPAQDYELLELQVTAGSMTDRVAAVRIRTSAGEQTYSAIGGGPVDAAIKAISQSIAEDISFVDMEIQALSGGAGATGEAVITVERAGREFKGTATHQDIVMAAGLAYVAACNAAGLKAESMENAQTVHA; from the coding sequence ATGACAACACCACAGCATAAACGGATGATCGAAATTTTTGATACAACGCTGCGCGACGGGGAACAGGCGCCGGGAGCGAGTCTCCAGCCTGAACAGAAGATTGAGCTGGCACACCAGCTGGCTGCACTCGGCATTGATGTCATTGAGCCTGGATTTCCGATTTCGAGTCCGGGCGAGTTCGCGGCGGTGCAGGCGATCTCCCGCCAATTGCAGCAGGTTGAAATTTGTGGATTTGCCCGCGCGGTGAAGCAGGACATTGATGCAGCCGTCAAAGCGACTGCAGATGCGGCTAAACGTCGGATTCACCTGTTCATTTCCTCTTCCGATATCCATATCGAGCATCAACTGCGCCGCCCGCGGAGCGAAGTGGTTGCAACGGCAAGGGAAATGGTCGCCTATGCCCGTCAATTCACGGACGTGGTAGAGTTCACGGCCATGGATGCCGCGCGCACCAAAATCGATGACCTGATCGAAATGGTCGAGGTCGCGATTGAAGCCGGGGCAAGCATTATTAACCTGCCAGATACTGTGGGATATGCGCTGCCACATGAGTACGGAGAGATGTTTCGCCGCGTGCGTGAAGGGGCCAGAGGCGGCGATCGGGTGCGATACAGTGCGCATTGTCACAACGATCTCGGACTGGCCGTAGCCAACAGCTTGGCAGCAATCGCCAACGGGGCCTCCCAGATCGAAGTGACGATTAACGGCGTGGGCGAGCGGACGGGCAATACGGCGCTTGAGGAACTGATTATGGCATTGGAAACGCGCGGCGACGCCATTGGGGCGACGACGAACATCAAACTGAACCAGCTTTATGAGACTTCGCGCCAGATCAGTCGTGCAATGCATTTTCCGATTGCTTACAACAAACCGGTCGTGGGACGCAACGCTTTTCAGCATGAGTCTGGCATTCATCAGGACGGCCTGCTGAAAAACCGCAATACGTATGAAATCATGGATCCGGAAGCGTTGGGCATTCCGCGCAGCATGATTATTCTTGGCAAGCACTCCGGGCGTCATGCCTTGAAGGATCGCGTCCGAAAATACGGTTTCGAACCGGATGAGCAGCAGTTGGAACGTCTGTATGAAGTGTTTAAGGAAACGGCGGATCAACAAAAGGTAGTAAGCGATGATCAGCTGCTGCAAATGGTCAGCCAAACGATGAACATTCCGGCCCAGGATTACGAATTGCTGGAGCTTCAAGTAACGGCGGGCAGTATGACCGACCGGGTAGCAGCAGTGCGCATTCGCACCAGTGCCGGGGAACAGACGTATTCCGCCATCGGTGGCGGTCCCGTGGATGCGGCGATCAAGGCGATCAGTCAGAGTATTGCCGAGGATATCTCCTTTGTGGACATGGAAATCCAAGCTCTCAGCGGAGGCGCCGGTGCTACAGGAGAAGCTGTAATTACCGTGGAGCGCGCCGGACGCGAGTTCAAGGGAACGGCGACGCATCAGGATATCGTAATGGCGGCTGGCCTTGCGTATGTCGCGGCATGCAACGCAGCCGGTTTGAAGGCGGAATCCATGGAAAATGCACAAACCGTGCATGCATAG
- a CDS encoding ABC-F family ATP-binding cassette domain-containing protein codes for MLLQVSGIVKRYGVDPILDGVNLQILERERIGLVGVNGAGKSTLLKIIAGEMSYDEGQIFRSKETTLGYLAQNSGLQSERTIWEEMINVFAHLTQAEAELRQMELDIADPAQMEDEKKYADLLERYARKSDWFKDQGGYAMETRIRSILHGMGFGEFSPDTPISTLSGGQKTRLALARILLQAPDLLMLDEPTNYLDIPTLTWLEDYLRGYSGALLVVSHDRYFLDRLVTNIVEIERHRSKKYTGNYSRYMELKAAEYESQMKQYEKQQDEIAKLEDFVQKNIVRASTTKRAQSRRKALEKMERLDKPMGELKKAHFSFETAVMSGKEVLQVDGLSAAYDEASPLFRNVSFDLRRGETVALIGPNGIGKSTMLKCLTGSLRPVSGKINWGTKVQIGYYDQEQTGLTPTNTVLEEVWSAYPHMEESRIRTVLGNFLFSGDDVLKRISSLSGGEKARVSLSKLMLKEANMLILDEPTNHLDLFSKEVLESALIDYEGTLLFISHDRYFLNKMAERIVELHPNGTEHYLGNYDDYVEKKQELEDIAREAAEAQSAQASARKASRPESRAAVSEDSGAASFEAGKQAKREERNRQRKQEALEKQITELETEIAGLEAEMALPEVYQDYMKLQELQARTDDLKTQLAEAYEEWEALAME; via the coding sequence ATGCTGCTTCAAGTATCCGGAATTGTTAAACGTTATGGTGTCGATCCGATTCTGGACGGCGTAAACCTGCAAATATTGGAACGCGAACGCATCGGACTCGTCGGAGTGAACGGTGCGGGCAAATCGACTTTGCTCAAAATCATCGCCGGAGAAATGTCCTATGACGAAGGGCAAATTTTCCGGTCCAAGGAAACGACGCTCGGTTATCTCGCCCAAAATAGCGGCCTGCAATCCGAACGCACCATCTGGGAAGAAATGATCAACGTATTCGCCCACCTGACGCAGGCGGAGGCAGAACTGAGACAGATGGAGCTGGATATTGCAGACCCGGCCCAAATGGAGGACGAAAAAAAATACGCCGACCTGCTCGAGCGCTACGCCCGCAAATCCGACTGGTTCAAAGACCAGGGCGGTTACGCGATGGAAACGCGCATCCGCAGCATTCTGCACGGCATGGGATTCGGCGAATTTTCGCCGGACACCCCGATCTCGACGCTGAGCGGCGGGCAAAAAACGAGACTGGCGCTGGCCCGCATTTTGCTGCAGGCCCCGGATCTGCTCATGTTGGATGAGCCGACCAACTATCTCGATATTCCAACGCTCACCTGGCTGGAAGATTATTTGCGCGGTTATTCGGGCGCTCTGCTCGTTGTTTCCCATGACCGCTACTTCCTGGACCGTCTCGTCACGAATATCGTTGAAATCGAGCGCCACCGCTCCAAAAAATATACGGGCAACTACAGCCGCTACATGGAGCTGAAGGCCGCCGAATATGAAAGCCAAATGAAACAATACGAGAAACAACAAGACGAGATCGCCAAATTGGAGGATTTCGTCCAGAAAAACATCGTGCGTGCTTCCACGACCAAACGCGCCCAAAGCCGCCGCAAGGCGCTCGAAAAGATGGAAAGGCTGGACAAGCCGATGGGCGAGTTGAAAAAAGCCCACTTTTCTTTCGAGACAGCGGTCATGTCCGGCAAGGAGGTGCTGCAAGTCGATGGACTTTCGGCGGCGTATGACGAAGCCTCTCCGCTGTTCCGCAACGTATCGTTTGATCTTCGCCGCGGCGAAACGGTCGCCCTGATCGGGCCGAACGGCATCGGGAAATCCACGATGCTGAAGTGCCTCACCGGCAGCTTGCGCCCGGTTAGCGGCAAGATCAACTGGGGGACCAAGGTTCAGATCGGCTATTACGATCAGGAACAGACCGGCCTTACTCCAACCAATACGGTACTGGAGGAAGTATGGAGCGCGTACCCGCACATGGAGGAATCCCGAATCCGGACGGTGCTGGGCAACTTTTTGTTCAGCGGCGACGACGTGCTTAAGCGGATTTCTTCGCTCAGCGGCGGGGAAAAGGCTCGCGTTTCCCTGTCCAAGCTCATGCTCAAGGAAGCCAACATGCTCATTCTCGACGAACCGACGAACCATTTGGACTTGTTTAGTAAAGAGGTACTGGAATCTGCCCTTATCGATTACGAAGGAACACTGCTGTTCATTTCCCATGACCGTTACTTCCTGAACAAAATGGCGGAACGGATCGTGGAGCTGCATCCAAACGGAACGGAGCATTATCTGGGCAATTACGACGATTACGTCGAGAAAAAACAGGAACTGGAGGACATTGCCCGCGAAGCTGCGGAGGCGCAGTCGGCGCAAGCGTCCGCCAGAAAGGCCTCCCGTCCAGAATCTCGCGCAGCCGTTTCCGAAGATTCGGGCGCCGCTTCCTTTGAAGCCGGCAAACAGGCGAAACGCGAGGAGCGAAACCGCCAGCGCAAACAAGAAGCACTGGAAAAACAGATCACCGAGCTGGAAACGGAAATCGCCGGACTCGAGGCTGAGATGGCTTTACCAGAAGTGTATCAGGATTATATGAAGCTGCAGGAGCTTCAGGCCAGAACCGATGATCTCAAAACACAACTCGCCGAAGCCTATGAAGAGTGGGAAGCTCTGGCAATGGAATAG
- the tatC gene encoding twin-arginine translocase subunit TatC: MTRQKQEMTMGEHLGELRRRLIYVLGIFMLGLVAGFFVADPAYRYLTKAESAQGFVLHAFSFWDGIGIYMKIAGLFSLVITLPFTVYQIWKFVSPGLRPVERKATLKYIPYVLILFLVGLAFAYYVVFPMALAFTSSITEKMGLVETYGMKQYFSFLFGIVLPVSLLFELPLLIMFLTGLRILNPYRLRRMRKVSYFVLIFIAVAVTPPDFISDLLVMIPLLLLYEFSVFLSSIVYRRQLAADEAAESRYVRAGNAEGAGQ; encoded by the coding sequence ATGACGAGGCAGAAGCAAGAAATGACCATGGGTGAGCATTTGGGCGAGCTGCGCAGGCGGCTGATTTACGTGCTTGGCATATTTATGCTTGGTCTGGTGGCCGGATTTTTCGTTGCCGACCCGGCGTATCGTTATTTAACGAAGGCGGAGTCGGCTCAGGGCTTCGTGCTGCATGCCTTTTCGTTCTGGGACGGAATCGGCATTTACATGAAAATCGCCGGGCTGTTTTCGCTTGTGATTACGCTTCCTTTTACGGTGTACCAGATCTGGAAATTTGTCAGTCCAGGGCTTCGACCCGTTGAACGCAAGGCCACGCTGAAATACATCCCCTATGTGCTCATATTGTTTCTGGTGGGACTGGCCTTTGCGTATTACGTCGTATTCCCGATGGCGCTCGCATTTACTTCCTCGATCACGGAAAAAATGGGGTTAGTGGAAACCTACGGCATGAAACAGTATTTCAGCTTCCTGTTCGGCATCGTATTGCCGGTATCGTTGCTGTTCGAGCTGCCGCTGCTGATCATGTTCCTTACAGGACTGCGGATCCTGAATCCATATCGGCTGCGCAGGATGCGCAAAGTATCTTATTTCGTGCTCATTTTTATTGCGGTAGCCGTGACGCCGCCGGATTTCATTTCCGATCTGCTGGTCATGATTCCGCTTTTGTTGTTGTACGAATTCAGCGTGTTTCTGTCTTCCATCGTTTACCGCAGGCAGCTTGCGGCCGACGAAGCGGCAGAGTCGCGTTACGTTCGCGCAGGGAATGCCGAGGGCGCAGGCCAATGA
- the tsaE gene encoding tRNA (adenosine(37)-N6)-threonylcarbamoyltransferase complex ATPase subunit type 1 TsaE, whose product MNLKHEQWVFESHGIADTEALASAIAGQATAGMVIALDGDLGAGKTAFSQKFAWHLGVQDVVNSPTFTLIKEYEGRLPLYHMDVYRISLEEADELGLDEYFYGNGVSLVEWASIIPELLPEAHLHIQIETTGPEDRKITLDGYGETYAALCRQFRENGVFS is encoded by the coding sequence TTGAATCTGAAGCATGAGCAGTGGGTGTTCGAATCCCATGGCATTGCCGATACCGAAGCGCTCGCGTCCGCAATTGCAGGACAGGCAACCGCCGGAATGGTGATTGCGCTGGACGGCGACCTGGGCGCGGGCAAAACGGCGTTTTCGCAAAAATTCGCATGGCATCTCGGCGTGCAGGACGTGGTGAACAGTCCCACGTTTACGTTGATCAAGGAATACGAGGGCCGATTGCCCCTGTATCATATGGACGTGTACCGGATATCGCTGGAGGAAGCGGACGAGCTTGGACTGGACGAGTATTTCTACGGAAATGGCGTAAGCCTGGTGGAGTGGGCGAGCATCATTCCCGAACTGCTGCCGGAAGCGCACTTGCATATCCAGATCGAGACGACAGGTCCGGAAGACCGCAAAATTACGCTCGATGGATACGGCGAAACCTACGCTGCCCTGTGCAGGCAGTTCAGAGAGAATGGAGTGTTCAGTTAA
- a CDS encoding twin-arginine translocase TatA/TatE family subunit — translation MLSSIGPTGFILLAVIALLLFGPNKLPELGRAVGRTFREFKEGARDIISDDESNKHKEPEKAKPVASDSAAPEKTGQQRLPE, via the coding sequence ATGTTAAGTTCCATTGGACCGACGGGATTTATTTTGCTTGCTGTCATTGCGCTGCTGTTGTTTGGACCGAACAAGCTGCCGGAATTGGGACGCGCGGTAGGACGAACATTCCGCGAGTTCAAAGAGGGTGCGCGCGACATCATCTCCGACGATGAATCGAACAAGCATAAGGAGCCAGAGAAGGCGAAGCCGGTTGCTTCCGATAGCGCCGCTCCCGAGAAAACTGGTCAGCAGCGCCTGCCGGAGTAG
- a CDS encoding 5-formyltetrahydrofolate cyclo-ligase: MQDQTQQKNELRSRLRKSRDLLDDSIRRRAMAGIEEWTLRELERLRREKDKLIVFSYLSYRSEASTAFLFEEGWKRGDLMLAPKVQANPQRMELRKVEGMQDIEPGVWGIPEPNEECGIYPPEQWPDIDFIVVPGLGYDRQGGRIGYGGGYYDRFAAMLSAQSAAAGKRPLLAGFVLPGQLQDEIPMEPLDLRLDLLIMAEGVVHIE, from the coding sequence ATGCAGGATCAGACGCAGCAAAAGAACGAGCTTCGTTCAAGGCTCAGAAAGAGCCGAGACCTGTTGGACGATTCCATTCGGCGCCGGGCTATGGCCGGAATTGAAGAATGGACCCTGAGAGAACTCGAACGTCTTCGCCGGGAAAAGGACAAGCTGATCGTGTTCAGTTATTTGTCATATCGGAGCGAGGCGTCTACGGCATTCCTGTTTGAAGAGGGATGGAAGCGCGGCGATCTCATGCTTGCGCCGAAGGTGCAGGCGAACCCGCAGCGGATGGAACTGCGCAAGGTAGAGGGAATGCAGGACATCGAGCCCGGAGTATGGGGCATTCCCGAACCGAACGAGGAATGCGGGATTTATCCGCCCGAACAGTGGCCGGATATTGATTTTATCGTCGTGCCCGGACTGGGGTATGATCGTCAGGGAGGGCGCATCGGTTATGGCGGCGGTTACTATGACCGTTTCGCTGCCATGCTCTCGGCCCAAAGCGCGGCGGCCGGCAAACGGCCGCTGCTGGCCGGATTCGTGCTTCCCGGTCAATTGCAGGACGAAATTCCGATGGAGCCGCTTGACTTGCGGCTCGATCTGCTGATCATGGCAGAAGGGGTCGTACATATCGAATAA
- the rimI gene encoding ribosomal protein S18-alanine N-acetyltransferase: MDRLEGQQPDEGLQFRLMTMDDIPGVMVIEHEAFTLPWTEEAFRNELTHNQFAKYMIMEYEGAPIGYAGMWTIMDEAHITNIAVRKAYRGRGLGERLLDELMRTAAYLGMERITLEVRVSNHVAQNLYAKKGFESAGLRKGYYSDNQEDAMIMWANLPPVDRDEEEGSVTD, encoded by the coding sequence ATGGACAGGCTGGAGGGGCAGCAACCGGATGAAGGGCTGCAGTTCAGGCTGATGACCATGGACGACATTCCGGGCGTAATGGTCATCGAGCACGAAGCGTTCACCTTGCCGTGGACGGAAGAAGCATTCCGCAATGAATTGACGCATAACCAATTTGCCAAATATATGATCATGGAATATGAAGGCGCTCCGATCGGATACGCCGGCATGTGGACGATTATGGATGAGGCCCATATTACCAACATTGCCGTCCGCAAGGCATACCGGGGACGCGGGCTGGGAGAACGGCTGCTGGACGAACTGATGAGAACGGCCGCATATCTCGGCATGGAGCGAATCACGCTGGAAGTCAGGGTTTCGAACCATGTTGCCCAGAACCTGTATGCCAAAAAAGGATTTGAATCCGCAGGTCTTCGCAAAGGATATTATTCCGACAACCAGGAGGATGCGATGATCATGTGGGCCAATCTGCCGCCCGTGGACCGCGATGAAGAGGAAGGAAGCGTAACGGATTAA
- the moaC gene encoding cyclic pyranopterin monophosphate synthase MoaC, producing MNSDSARGGAEGQLTHFNEQGRARMVDVSAKEITVRTAVAVSKVTMNPATLEAIRAGRIGKGDVLAVAQIAGIQGAKKTSDWIPMCHPLALTGVDIRFRDNGVDELHIEAVVKTEGKTGVEMEALTAASAAALTIYDMCKALQKDMIIGPTMLKSKTGGKNGDFSR from the coding sequence TTGAATTCAGATTCGGCTCGTGGAGGCGCCGAAGGGCAGCTGACCCATTTTAATGAACAGGGGCGTGCCCGAATGGTCGACGTTTCGGCGAAAGAAATTACGGTGCGGACGGCAGTTGCCGTCTCCAAGGTGACGATGAACCCCGCCACATTGGAAGCGATTCGCGCTGGACGCATCGGCAAAGGAGACGTTCTTGCGGTGGCTCAGATTGCCGGCATTCAGGGTGCAAAGAAAACGTCGGACTGGATACCGATGTGCCATCCGCTGGCCCTTACCGGGGTTGACATTCGTTTCCGGGACAACGGCGTGGATGAACTGCATATCGAAGCCGTCGTCAAGACCGAAGGCAAAACCGGCGTCGAGATGGAGGCACTTACTGCCGCCTCGGCTGCGGCATTGACGATCTATGACATGTGCAAAGCGTTGCAAAAAGATATGATTATCGGCCCGACGATGCTGAAGTCCAAGACCGGAGGCAAAAACGGGGATTTCAGCCGATAA
- the tsaD gene encoding tRNA (adenosine(37)-N6)-threonylcarbamoyltransferase complex transferase subunit TsaD, with translation MSEHNESQLSAPAYILAVETSCDETSVAVVKDGCEVLSNLISSQIETHKAFGGVVPEVASRKHVEVITLMMQEAIEKSGIRPQDLSAIAVTQGPGLVGALLVGIIAAKTLAMALGKPLIGTHHIAGHIYANRLTQELQYPAMALVVSGGHTELVHLESEGSFKLIGRTRDDAVGEAYDKVARALGCPYPGGPHVDRMAHEAHEAVPLPRVWLEADSYDFSLSGLKSAVLNALNQAKMRGETLEPAAVARGFQEAVVEVLVEKAVRAVHQYGSRQLLLCGGVAANRGLRTALQERCAKEGLQLLIPPMEYCTDNAAMIGAAAYLKFKRGEDMNYDAKADPGLSLEAWSVRAV, from the coding sequence ATGAGCGAACACAATGAAAGTCAACTCTCGGCCCCGGCCTACATTCTTGCGGTCGAGACAAGCTGCGACGAAACGTCCGTAGCGGTGGTCAAGGATGGATGTGAAGTGTTGTCCAACCTGATCTCGAGCCAGATCGAAACCCATAAGGCATTTGGCGGCGTGGTGCCTGAGGTCGCTTCCCGCAAACATGTGGAAGTCATTACGCTGATGATGCAGGAAGCGATTGAGAAATCAGGCATCCGTCCACAGGATTTGAGCGCGATTGCGGTTACGCAGGGTCCGGGTCTCGTAGGCGCTTTGCTGGTGGGCATCATTGCGGCGAAAACGCTGGCGATGGCTCTGGGCAAACCGCTGATCGGCACGCATCACATCGCCGGGCACATCTACGCCAACCGGCTGACGCAGGAGCTGCAATACCCGGCCATGGCTTTGGTGGTATCCGGCGGTCATACCGAACTGGTGCATCTGGAATCCGAAGGCAGCTTCAAACTGATCGGGCGCACGCGTGACGACGCGGTAGGGGAGGCCTATGACAAAGTGGCCCGTGCCCTGGGTTGTCCCTATCCCGGCGGACCGCATGTGGACCGGATGGCCCATGAGGCGCATGAAGCCGTGCCGCTGCCGCGGGTTTGGCTGGAAGCCGACTCGTACGACTTCAGCCTGAGCGGGCTGAAATCGGCCGTGCTTAATGCGCTCAACCAGGCCAAAATGCGAGGCGAGACGCTGGAGCCTGCCGCAGTGGCGCGAGGGTTCCAGGAGGCCGTCGTTGAGGTGCTGGTAGAAAAAGCGGTGCGGGCCGTGCATCAGTACGGTTCCCGTCAATTGCTGCTGTGCGGCGGCGTGGCTGCCAACCGTGGTTTGCGTACTGCGCTGCAGGAGCGCTGTGCCAAGGAGGGCCTTCAGCTCCTTATTCCGCCGATGGAATATTGCACGGATAATGCGGCGATGATCGGAGCTGCCGCTTATCTGAAATTCAAACGCGGAGAGGACATGAACTACGATGCCAAGGCCGATCCGGGCCTTTCGTTGGAGGCATGGTCGGTCCGCGCCGTTTAA
- a CDS encoding Ku protein, with the protein MHTVWKGAISFGLVHVPVKMFSATEDKDISMRYIHKVCGSPLAYVRKCPSCEVEVQWEDITKGYEYEKGKFVLFEKEELEALNDASNRTITIIDFVDLTEIDPIYFQKTYYLSPDQAGGNAYQLLMKAMHDTGKIGIAKVSIRSKSSLAAIRVLEDCLSMETIFYPDEIRPVSQVPGLPENQNVNEKELTMAKLLIEQLSTPFEPEKYTDDYRNKLVELINHKVAGEEIKIAPAKPEANVMDLMAALQASIEAVKPIPADPGTATAKPKKRAPKKTAAQAAVGNEEPAATPAAGKRKKSAAKPKT; encoded by the coding sequence ATGCATACCGTCTGGAAAGGGGCCATCAGCTTCGGGCTCGTGCACGTGCCTGTCAAAATGTTCTCGGCCACCGAGGACAAAGACATCTCCATGCGTTACATTCATAAAGTCTGCGGGAGTCCGCTCGCTTATGTCCGCAAATGTCCATCCTGTGAAGTCGAAGTCCAGTGGGAGGACATCACCAAAGGTTATGAATATGAAAAGGGAAAATTCGTGCTGTTCGAAAAAGAGGAGCTGGAGGCCTTGAATGACGCCTCGAACAGAACGATCACGATCATCGATTTCGTAGACCTCACCGAAATCGATCCGATTTATTTTCAAAAAACATACTATCTTTCCCCCGATCAGGCTGGAGGCAATGCCTATCAGCTTTTGATGAAAGCCATGCACGACACAGGCAAGATCGGCATTGCAAAGGTTTCCATCCGCTCCAAGAGCAGCCTGGCGGCCATTCGCGTGCTTGAGGACTGCCTCTCCATGGAAACCATCTTCTATCCGGATGAAATTCGCCCGGTTTCCCAGGTGCCGGGCCTGCCCGAGAACCAGAATGTCAACGAGAAGGAACTGACGATGGCCAAACTGTTGATCGAACAGCTTTCAACCCCGTTTGAGCCTGAAAAGTACACGGACGACTACCGCAATAAACTGGTGGAGCTGATCAATCACAAGGTTGCGGGCGAAGAAATCAAAATCGCTCCGGCCAAACCGGAGGCCAACGTCATGGATTTGATGGCTGCTTTGCAGGCAAGCATCGAAGCCGTCAAACCGATCCCGGCCGATCCCGGTACCGCGACAGCCAAACCAAAGAAACGGGCGCCAAAGAAAACCGCTGCGCAAGCGGCCGTCGGAAACGAAGAACCTGCGGCAACGCCCGCTGCCGGCAAACGCAAAAAAAGCGCAGCCAAACCGAAAACATAA
- the tsaB gene encoding tRNA (adenosine(37)-N6)-threonylcarbamoyltransferase complex dimerization subunit type 1 TsaB translates to MEQLQQKGGRRFLALDTSTAMMAASVMEEEALLEERNERADRNHSVHVVPVMEELLQASGTRTGELDGIAVGIGPGSYTGIRIAVTAAKTLAWAWDIPVAGVSSLQAIAWGGWHAGLAAKAEAAAEDAAAAGLGGTPSADQDGTGAAPVHWIVPLVDARRGQAYTALFAGAGSAAPRRLEQDAIRKMDGWLETLAARIAEAAPEERPVAVWFVGETGPHAEAAAGLRCPAGTAIQLVPYELEGRWIGRLGAAALLAGQHDDVHALVPNYTQLAEAEANLLRKG, encoded by the coding sequence ATGGAACAATTGCAGCAAAAAGGGGGGCGGCGGTTTCTTGCTCTCGATACGTCCACCGCAATGATGGCGGCTTCCGTCATGGAAGAGGAAGCGCTGCTGGAGGAGCGAAACGAACGGGCAGACCGCAACCATTCGGTGCATGTGGTGCCGGTGATGGAAGAGCTGCTGCAGGCCAGCGGCACCCGAACGGGCGAGCTGGACGGCATTGCCGTAGGCATCGGTCCAGGCTCGTACACGGGCATCCGCATTGCGGTGACCGCGGCCAAGACGCTTGCCTGGGCTTGGGACATCCCCGTTGCCGGGGTGTCCAGCCTTCAGGCGATCGCTTGGGGCGGCTGGCACGCAGGCCTCGCCGCCAAGGCGGAAGCTGCGGCCGAGGATGCCGCAGCGGCAGGGCTTGGCGGAACGCCATCCGCGGACCAGGACGGCACAGGTGCCGCCCCTGTCCACTGGATCGTTCCGCTCGTGGATGCGCGGCGCGGCCAGGCCTACACCGCGCTGTTCGCCGGCGCCGGAAGCGCTGCGCCCCGGCGCCTGGAGCAGGATGCCATCCGCAAGATGGACGGATGGCTGGAAACGCTCGCCGCCCGCATCGCGGAGGCGGCGCCCGAGGAGCGGCCCGTCGCCGTCTGGTTCGTCGGCGAGACGGGGCCGCATGCAGAGGCAGCGGCGGGGCTTCGCTGCCCGGCCGGGACGGCGATCCAGCTCGTGCCTTATGAGCTGGAGGGCCGTTGGATCGGGCGCCTCGGCGCTGCCGCGCTGCTTGCAGGCCAGCATGACGACGTGCATGCGCTGGTGCCGAACTACACCCAGCTGGCAGAGGCGGAAGCCAACCTGCTGCGCAAAGGTTGA